The following coding sequences are from one Leptolyngbya sp. NIES-3755 window:
- a CDS encoding glutathione dependent formaldehyde dehydrogenase (similar to AA sequence:cyanobase_aa:LBDG_38240), translated as MDTKAAVAFKAGEPLRIETVQLEPPKAGEVLVEIKATGVCHTDAYTLSGADPEGLFPAILGHEGAGIVVEVGEGVKSVKPGDHVIPLYTPECRNCEYCLSGKTNLCQAIRSTQGKGVMPDGTSRFSIDGEPILHYMGTSTFSNYTVLPEIAVAKIRGDAPFEKVCLIGCGVTTGIGAVINTAKVEPGANVVVFGLGGIGLNVIQAARMVGANMIVGVDLNPSKRELAEKLGMTHFVNPSEVEGDLVPYLVDLTKGGADYSFECIGNVKVMRQALECCHKGWGESIVIGVAGAGQEISTRPFQLVTGRVWRGSAFGGAKGRTDVPKIVDWYMNGKINIDDLVSKILPIDEINEAFDLMHRGEVIRSVVTF; from the coding sequence ATGGATACCAAAGCTGCTGTTGCCTTTAAAGCTGGAGAACCTTTAAGAATCGAAACGGTTCAACTCGAACCCCCTAAAGCAGGAGAAGTCTTAGTCGAAATCAAAGCGACCGGAGTTTGTCATACCGATGCGTATACGCTGTCCGGTGCAGATCCAGAAGGCTTGTTTCCAGCAATTCTCGGTCATGAAGGCGCGGGAATTGTGGTTGAAGTAGGCGAAGGAGTTAAGAGCGTTAAACCTGGGGATCATGTGATTCCGCTCTACACTCCAGAGTGCCGTAACTGTGAATATTGTCTCAGCGGCAAAACGAATCTCTGTCAAGCAATTCGATCGACTCAAGGAAAAGGCGTGATGCCCGATGGAACGAGCCGATTTTCCATTGATGGCGAACCGATTTTGCACTACATGGGAACTTCAACCTTTTCCAATTACACAGTTTTGCCAGAAATTGCAGTGGCTAAAATTCGCGGAGATGCACCCTTTGAGAAAGTTTGCCTGATCGGATGTGGAGTCACGACTGGAATTGGAGCCGTGATCAATACTGCTAAGGTTGAACCGGGCGCGAATGTGGTTGTCTTTGGATTGGGTGGAATTGGCTTAAACGTGATTCAGGCAGCACGAATGGTCGGAGCTAATATGATCGTCGGTGTCGATCTCAATCCGAGTAAGCGCGAATTAGCTGAGAAGTTAGGCATGACCCACTTTGTGAATCCGAGTGAAGTGGAAGGCGATTTAGTGCCGTATCTGGTGGATCTAACCAAAGGTGGAGCCGACTACAGCTTTGAATGTATTGGTAATGTAAAAGTGATGCGACAAGCCTTGGAATGTTGCCATAAGGGTTGGGGCGAAAGCATTGTGATTGGGGTCGCAGGTGCAGGGCAAGAAATTAGTACAAGACCCTTTCAGCTTGTAACTGGACGAGTTTGGAGAGGAAGCGCATTCGGAGGGGCAAAGGGAAGAACCGATGTGCCGAAGATTGTGGATTGGTATATGAATGGCAAGATCAACATCGATGACCTGGTCTCGAAAATTTTACCGATCGACGAAATCAATGAGGCGTTCGATCTGATGCACCGGGGTGAAGTGATTCGATCGGTGGTGACGTTCTAA
- a CDS encoding imidazoleglycerol-phosphate dehydratase hisB (similar to AA sequence:cyanobase_aa:LBDG_26040) encodes MQTSDRPQISPVFSVARIASVSRKTGETDVQVTVNLDGTGKCNAKTGIPFLDHMLHQISSHGLIDLDVQATGDLEIDDHHTNEDVGITLGMAIREALGDRKGIVRFGHFVAPLDEALIQVALDFSGRPHLSYGLEIPTQRVGTYDTQLVREFFVAIINHAQMTLHIRQLDGINSHHIIEATFKAFARSMRMAVEIDPRRAHEIPSSKGVL; translated from the coding sequence ATGCAGACTAGCGATCGACCTCAAATTTCCCCGGTGTTTTCGGTGGCTCGAATTGCCTCTGTTTCCCGCAAAACAGGTGAAACGGATGTGCAAGTGACGGTGAATCTTGATGGAACTGGAAAATGCAACGCCAAGACCGGAATTCCATTTCTCGATCACATGCTGCATCAGATTTCATCACATGGTTTGATTGATCTCGATGTGCAAGCCACGGGCGATTTAGAGATTGATGATCATCACACGAATGAAGATGTTGGGATTACGCTGGGAATGGCGATCCGGGAAGCATTAGGCGATCGTAAAGGGATTGTTCGTTTCGGTCACTTTGTCGCGCCGTTAGATGAAGCATTGATTCAAGTCGCACTTGATTTCTCTGGTCGTCCGCATCTCAGTTACGGCTTAGAGATTCCAACTCAACGTGTGGGAACCTATGATACGCAACTGGTTCGCGAATTCTTTGTGGCGATTATTAATCACGCTCAAATGACGCTGCACATTCGGCAGTTAGACGGAATCAACTCGCATCATATTATTGAAGCGACGTTTAAGGCATTTGCTCGATCGATGCGGATGGCAGTGGAAATCGATCCGCGTCGGGCACATGAAATTCCAAGCTCAAAGGGTGTGTTGTAA
- a CDS encoding hypothetical protein (hypothetical protein CRC_01736;~similar to AA sequence:cyanobase_aa:LBDG_26050) yields MRGWQVVLGLAILLGSPVVQLNSVTAQESLWKRFTSQRGRFSIVMPGTPKERKEGNLTLFELLRDDERVRYSVSYLDLPVTPGNDKKLQNEVFEGVRRGAAKDQAELISFRTIQLGSFPGREMNFKLPDDMVARWRVYLVNRRAYFVSVTTTKDNQERGLATSINVFLSSFRLVGKP; encoded by the coding sequence ATGCGCGGTTGGCAAGTGGTGTTAGGATTGGCGATTTTGCTTGGATCGCCTGTGGTGCAATTAAACAGCGTTACGGCTCAAGAAAGTCTTTGGAAACGATTTACCTCGCAGCGGGGTCGATTCTCGATCGTCATGCCCGGAACTCCGAAAGAGCGCAAAGAGGGAAATTTAACGCTGTTTGAACTGCTTCGAGATGATGAACGAGTGCGATATTCGGTGAGCTATCTCGATCTGCCTGTCACTCCAGGAAACGATAAAAAGCTCCAGAATGAAGTCTTTGAAGGAGTTCGTAGAGGAGCCGCGAAAGATCAAGCTGAATTAATTTCCTTTCGGACAATTCAACTGGGAAGCTTTCCAGGTCGAGAAATGAACTTTAAGTTGCCCGATGATATGGTGGCGCGATGGCGGGTTTATCTGGTGAATCGACGGGCTTATTTTGTCAGTGTGACGACTACAAAAGACAATCAGGAGCGTGGACTCGCAACCAGCATCAATGTATTTCTCAGTTCGTTTCGCTTAGTTGGGAAGCCATAG
- a CDS encoding secretion protein HlyD family protein (similar to AA sequence:cyanobase_aa:Npun_F3670), producing MDSIESPKPVVSPEQNGSLPAEASTPEPQAPKKPPIRKYALLGGLGVVAIAAGIYAHQWLQFAATHQETDDAYVTADVHPITARIAGTVSEVIAEDNQTVSSGTVLVRLDPRDYQVALQQAQAALEAAKQQAAVARSNIGVTSTNAQGQTTQAQGNIDAAAAAISTAQGALLEAQAGVPAAEAQLAQVEANLAKAKLDYDRYLELSKDGAVPKAQFDSAKATYDAQLAQKQAAIEQIKQAKARVAQAQENLSNAQAKLASTKGSLTQADATTKQTEVTRNQYKAALAAISQAQAQVNNAQLQLSYVTIPAPIGGVVGNKTVQIGQRVQPGQTLMSVVTQRPWIVANFKETQLTKMQPGQEVEIKLDSVPKRSFKGRLDSLSPASGAKFALLPPDNATGNFTKIVQRVPIKITFESDSIQGYESRITPGMSAVVTVVTP from the coding sequence ATGGACTCGATCGAATCCCCCAAGCCCGTTGTTTCGCCTGAACAGAACGGAAGTCTCCCCGCTGAAGCCTCGACCCCTGAACCCCAAGCGCCGAAAAAGCCCCCGATTCGGAAGTATGCCCTCTTGGGTGGACTTGGAGTCGTTGCGATCGCAGCAGGCATTTACGCCCATCAATGGCTTCAGTTCGCCGCCACGCACCAAGAAACAGATGATGCTTACGTCACAGCCGATGTTCATCCGATTACGGCTCGAATTGCTGGAACCGTTTCGGAAGTGATTGCTGAAGATAATCAAACCGTGTCATCTGGAACCGTTTTAGTCAGACTTGATCCGCGTGATTATCAAGTGGCGCTCCAACAAGCTCAAGCGGCTCTCGAAGCAGCGAAACAGCAAGCAGCAGTGGCTCGATCGAATATCGGGGTGACTTCGACGAATGCTCAGGGGCAAACCACTCAGGCGCAAGGAAATATCGATGCGGCAGCGGCGGCGATTTCGACGGCTCAGGGAGCGTTACTCGAAGCGCAAGCGGGAGTGCCAGCAGCAGAAGCACAATTGGCACAAGTCGAGGCGAATCTAGCAAAGGCGAAATTGGACTACGATCGCTATCTTGAACTTTCTAAAGATGGAGCCGTTCCAAAAGCGCAATTTGATTCAGCAAAAGCGACCTATGATGCTCAATTGGCACAAAAACAAGCTGCGATCGAGCAGATCAAACAAGCCAAAGCACGAGTGGCTCAAGCTCAAGAAAACCTCAGTAATGCCCAAGCAAAATTGGCTTCAACAAAAGGAAGTTTGACCCAGGCAGACGCGACCACGAAACAGACGGAAGTGACGCGCAATCAATATAAAGCGGCGTTGGCTGCAATCAGTCAAGCTCAGGCACAAGTGAATAATGCTCAACTGCAATTATCGTATGTCACGATTCCAGCCCCGATCGGCGGCGTGGTCGGTAACAAAACGGTGCAAATTGGGCAGCGAGTTCAACCTGGACAAACTCTGATGTCAGTGGTGACACAGCGACCTTGGATCGTGGCGAACTTCAAAGAAACACAGTTAACAAAAATGCAGCCAGGTCAAGAAGTTGAGATCAAATTAGACTCCGTGCCAAAGCGATCGTTTAAAGGCAGATTAGATAGTCTGTCGCCTGCCTCTGGCGCTAAATTTGCGCTTCTTCCTCCCGATAATGCGACCGGTAACTTTACCAAAATCGTGCAGCGGGTTCCGATCAAAATCACGTTTGAGTCAGATAGCATTCAAGGCTACGAATCTCGCATTACGCCTGGAATGTCAGCAGTTGTTACAGTCGTTACACCCTAG